In Hemicordylus capensis ecotype Gifberg chromosome 4, rHemCap1.1.pri, whole genome shotgun sequence, the genomic window tttgatttatataccgcccttccaaaaatggctcctatGGCAAACAAGGGAGTCCAAAAGCAGTCTAAGGTTGTGATCTTACCTATATCCACTTAAGTATATCCTATTAAAATCAATAAGATTTTTTCTCAAATAATATGCATTCAGCTGGGGTATGAGACAGTAGTGAGTGATTATGTTCAACAGTAGTGATTCAGCCATGATGCAGCCTTTATAATAAACTTGCCCTACATTTTTGCTTTCACGTAGCACAGCGTCCTGAGGCACCCATATTTTGTTATGGTACTTTGTTATGTTAAACATATTACCATATGTTGAAATGAAATACTTTGGTAATCCATTCCCAAATAAGCCAGTTTTCTCTACCCAGACTACCTTCCCATTCACAATTGAATAGTTAgctgaggaagagagctggtcttgtggtagtaagcatgaaccgttgcctttgctaagcagggtccatcctgctttgcatttgaatgggagacttcatgtgtgaggactgtaagatataccccttaggggatggggatactctggaaagagcatttgcatgatgttccaagtttcttccctggcatctccagatagggttgagagagactcctgtctgcaatcttGAAGAAGCATGGAAAGTacagaaagaccagtgtgccctgataggaaggcaagaaaggaggcacctaGGAGGCAGCCCTTCTCCCGCACCTTCTCAAGAGTATGGAAAGACCAGTATGCCCTGAGAGGAacgcaagaaaggaggcacccaggccaaagagctcttgtcctcagctcctgaaaagaccaacagcctgagacagtGTTTTACTAAcgttctgtaatttgcttcttttaatattgtaaactgctttgggtgcctttgtcaaggcagataggcattataaaaatgtagtaaataaataataataagctgttgccagtctatgtagacaatactgagctagatggactggtggtctgactgggtataaggcagtttcatatgttcctgTATTAAAGCCCTTCAGCAGAGAATGGGAACTGACTTTAATTAGTCATTTTCTGACCCTTTCAGTTCAATAATGCTCCAGCCACAGTGACAGAAACAATAAATTAAAGGGCCAGTAGCTAAGAAGAATGTTGCTTTCAAGGGGGATAGGAAGAAGCTACTAATTAAAGGGTGGGTAGCTGAGAGAAGCAGGACCCTTGCTGAATgaggcttatttctgagtaaacatcagGAATTTGCCCATTGAGATGGCCTTTGCATGATGGTTATGGATAATATATATGTTGCGTGTGTTGTAGTTCCACCGTTTTCATTTTGCTTCCAGCTGATCTTGTTGAAGATCAGTAGTGCCTCAACAACTTTAAAGGGCCCAAGCATGGAAGCAACAGGCACTTGCTAAGATAGCATGAGTGCCAGCACTCCTGAAAGCCACACACTCTGGTCTGAATGTGCCCCCTTGTGATCCCTTCCCGGTGTGTCCAGGGATGGGTCAATTCGTGTAGTGTGAGAAAGACACCCAGCAATATTGTGCCATGACTTCAAGGCCTAAACCTGGGATCCAGAGAGGATCCTGGGGCAGAGACCTCATGAGCCCTGGCTTAAATTCAGCCAACCGTTGGTTTTCTGCCAATAATGGGCAATAATCCCAATacatgtgttttatagctgcttcccttgtaaatacaaagcaatcttatgtttgtttaacttattccagaaacaactccattttctccttcccctcacttttctttctgactccacccccacactctctacaggatccccactgggacaaacttctaatcaacaaaacataaaggactgctagatagaatacgaCAACTTGGTAAACGCATAactgaaaagagagtttgaggttCAAATGTTTTCTGCAATATAAAAGTAGGaaaattacctttaaaaaaaataaatgtctcTTTACCTGTTAGCACTGCAACTATGCCTGAGATGATGTGAAGTCTCCTAACTTGGAAATCTTGATAGATGTGCTAGTTTAATCCTAGACAAGGGCAAAAATAGCAATCGCCTGGAAACCTGCCAGTGTCTTTCATGGCAAtagcattttgagtgttccagagCAGCATTAAGTGCTGCACACAGCCATGCGACTAGCCCTGTGAATTAACCTCAGATGCCTCAACATTAACCATTTCCTGATAGCAGTCATGCTTAAAGAATATCCCTCTGTGTGCTGCTGCCTGGAAATTCCTAAATAACTACTTTCTAACAAAAACACAAGCACAACAGCCTCTTTCACTTGTATTCACTGCTCATGTGTTCATCTCACCTATATGACTTTTTTAACCCGCcgacaaaaaagggggggggttatTTAAGGGTTTTCATTTAAAGGaagactctttttttaaaaaatggagagtTCTGGGTCTCCACCAACCCAGCAATCAAAACTATTTTCACAagccccattaaaatcaattaggaAATACTTGCTAATAGTAGTTGGTGGTGGATTGTTGTCAATATCATATATATGTGTGTTGACAGCTCAGCTTCTAAAATCAGGTTAAAATATCCATGCTAATGAAAATTGTCAGAATTTACCCACAGTTAGAAACTCCTGAGTCCCATGGAAGAATTAAACACATGCCTATCTGTTTCCCATTGACATCAATGGAACTTATAAGTGGAATCTTGCTCTTAGACTGTAAATTATAGTCAGCTTCCATAATGGATATTATTTGaataagcaaaaaaagaaaaaagaaagaaaagtaagaACATGTTATAAATTTGTACAGTAGTAATTTTCTTTAGAACTCTGGAACCAAAACTTGTTTTAGCTccaagaaaactttttaaaatgcactcaTAGTACACaacattccttccttcctacttCTTCACTCTGGTGAAGACGAACaagattttattgttgttgttgttgttacaagaTGTACCATTCAATTATGTTTTGCACAAGGGAGCTATGCAACATTTTTTGCAAGATGTACTGCCTGGTTTCCGAAGATCATCATAAGAACAGCTAATGAAGGCATTTTGCAAGGTTTTGTATTTCAGGATTCCACAACATAGGATTAGTAAAAGTAACGACCCAGCTGAAAACAGTAATCAAATATGTGGAGGGCCACTTACGGGTGCTGCTTCTTTTGGATACCACTGTCATTAAATCTGAACAAGCCACATGCACATTGGCTTTTCAGATACAATTAGAAAAGAAAAGTGACTTCGCTGTAATCCTGGAGATTTACCTTGAGTGTTCATAATGACCTAGAGAAGCTTGAAATCCTGTTTAGATCTAAACTGTGCTACTATAGACTTGGTTTCCTGACCTACATAAGTCATCTTGACTCATTacagagtatgtgtgtgtgtgtgtgtatacacacacacacacacacacacacacacacacttttatgaaAGTGTATTGGTGATAGATGAAAAAAACACATAGCAAGGCTGGCTCCAGGATTGAAGGGTTCATCAGGGATGCGTAGGTACACTTCTAAGGTTCTCTGGTGGGGCAATCTTAAAGTGAGGCATTCCTAAGTTTCATGGAGGGATTTAtctgagcagcagctgtgagggtggtctttcttttttctctcagtGGTTACCAGCTGGTAGTTGCCGTTTTCTCTACGCAATGCCTTGACATAAGTATCGTTCCAAGGCATTGCGGGTGGGAGGTGGATAGCACCCCCTTTTTTTTAACTACAGTTATTCTGAACAATGTTGTATCAGCGGcatggccaggggtgggggtgggggaatggcagCATCAATCTTCAGCAAAGGCAGGCATAAGCAGGGggtccttaagaacataagaacagccctgctggatcagacccaaggcctatctagtacagcatcctgtttcacacagtggcccaccagatgcctctgggaagcccacaggcaagaggtgagggctagggatgtgcacagaaccatggaggCGCGTACTGGCCCCGgggggtatgtagctttaagggtgggcctctcattaccagttgcaggggaacaacagcaagagagcaggcatgccctcactagggatgtgcaccggaccAGTctgaggccatgttagaggcctccgaaccagtccggattggggtatgtagctttaagggtggggcggtagtacttacccctcccgccgcttttacTCCTCTGGCACTCgactttttagcaaagtttttggggtggcagcgttcctccctgccgacCCTGCCCCGTTGTTGCCCGGCAAAAGGAGAAGTTGAGTGCACACATGCACCCGTTGTGGCGTGCATGCCCGTCACCGCCATGCGCGTGCACGCGCCGCACACGTCACACGTTGCATGTGCACACAACGTGTGACGTGTGCGGCGCGCGTGCGGTGGTGGCAACGGGTGCGTGTGCGCCACAACGGGCGCATGCATGCACTCAACTTCCCCTTTTGCCgggcaacaacaggggcaggggcggcagggaggaacgctgccgccccaaaaactttgctaaaaagtcGAGTGCcggggggggaagcggtgggaggggtaagtactaccccccccttaaagctacataccccaatccggaccagttcggaggcctctaacatggcctcagACTggtccggtgcacatccctagtgagggcatgcctgctctcttgctgttgttccccagcaactggtaatgagaggcatagtgcctgaggctggaggtggcctatatagccaccagactagtagccattgatagacctgtcatccataaatttgtctgagccccttttaaacccatccaaactagtggccatcaccacatcccatggcaaatccatagattaattccatagattaattatctaGAACACCGTTCTGGAGTATTTTGTGAATtactgtgcctgcattcattttaaaaatgaacctggctgcataaggcatcatctcatactgcacggcagATGTCAATGGtgaacacctcctgtattctaccaaggaaaaccacatggctctgtggtctccccGAGTCAGCACTGACTCAaagacacaactttacctttacaggtcCCTCAAACGCATGGCACAGCTAAGAAGTGCACTGCTGTTCATGTGTtcagcattatgtgtgaataactgtacctatgtgcAGATATTCTATTTGGACAGACCAAAAACAGCCTGctagatttattttaaaagaccAGTTTGCAGAATTGTATATCAGCCTTGTGTGGCAGGGGTACAGAATAGGTAGCTTAATGGGTCATAAATGAGACTTCTTGTGGGGGAAGGGATGTTTTCTTCTGTCCAGCCTGAGACCTTGTTGACtttaggctacaatcctatacATGATTTTTACTTCAAAATAAGTCCTGCTGAACCCAGTGGGATTTACTGTACATCTGAGGCAACATGCACACGATTGCACTGTGTATATCCTTTGAGATAAACTGTATAAATAACTACAAGTAACTGCTGTTAAATGACTTTTCTAATACTACACTTTCCTTACAGTCAGACCATTTttgttatctgtttttatttgtttcccATAAATATCACATAACAACACCGGCAATGTTTTTGTTGGGTGGGCCAAGAGTACAGCAAATGGGCAACCCAAAGTGTAATAACTACAGTTGTTCTGTAGATTCAGACACTGAACCTACACTTAGCACATGTGTCATGAGAGAGTTTCACCTCTTCCTTATAGATGGTATCAGTGTCTGACTATCATCCTCAGGGGACAGAGGAACTCCTGTCACACCAAGgtaatctcatcttctgcaaaGATGAAGATGGGCAGGGCTTCAGCCATCTGCAGAACAGACAAGCAGCATTCTTCTCTAATCCTGCCAAATGCCCTGCAACACACAGTAAGTTCCCAGTAATTCATGTACTATTCAGGCTTGAGTTAAGTGCCTTGGCGGCGGGCACATTGAGTGCCCCAAAGGGTATCCATCTCACTCTCTTACATGAAAGACAACAGCTGACATATAGAACaaagtgcagcaagagagcagccttaCAGAACTTTCTAACTAACTGCACTGCTGCATTGGGAAAAtgacaatttttgacaccctccctttCCACAGGAAGCCCTCTGAACCACCCCCCCCAAATGTCCCCGTGGactgcacaactctcagggacatattttcagatggcacagaaggcttcctggagaaggggagagtgtCAAAGATTGCCCATTCCCTGCTTGCAATTAGTTGGTAACAGCTTATTAGTtgatgcagttagttgggaactTCCGTTAGGctgttctctcactgcactggtgcatcctgtATGTTAGTCATTAAATCTTGAGTCACTTTAAGGACTAACAAATGCACTGTGGCATGAGCAAAGAAAATATGCCTGCTGCAACAACAGCTTTTCACTGCATTAAGCTTTTACTTCTTAAAAAAGCCAAATGTTGAACAGGAAAGGGATCTGGGATTGTTGTTTtgtggggatggaggaggatTGCACATTAAAAAGATCCCATGAAATGAAGATGAAAACAACAGTGTTATAGGATATATATTAGCCTATGAAAAATTGAGCCAAAATGATAATTTCACTGCTTATTTTAGTCAGAATACAAGATTGTCTTTCTAGGAATGCTGGGGAAGTATATAACAATCAAGCATCCCTGTAGACTGCAGGATCGCATATAAAATGAAACTTGCTACTTATTTCCACACTTCTGTAAGATATTAAGATTTATTGCAGACCTTATTACATTACCATGACTaccaccatttttaaatataGATCTGGCAATTCTGGTCTATTACAAGGAGAGAGATTAAAGATCCACATAACACAGTTAGCAACTCTTCACTTTCGCCAATCAGGCAATATATATTTCcaacttttgtttatttgtttatttatttattaaaattttctcaTATACCTCCTTGTCCAAAAACTTTAGGCAGTGAACAAAAACTATACCACTaacaattaatttattattattattattattattattaataaatgtctcattattgaccattttaagtgcatcttcttcactgtctataataataacatcaatattgataataaaatgcagccatcccaggtccttgggaaggtcttggtgtctggataaaacaaactagtcaataacacctgtctaactggttaaacaagaaattattattattattatttcttgtttattattattattaatattaacagcttacaacaacaaatagcaagtgcctcTGTAAAGacgcagatgaaacagtggaccacctaatcagctgttgtcaaaagatcgcacagactgactacaaacaaaggcatgacaaggtagcagggatgatacactggaacatctgcaaaaaatacaagctaccttcagccaaaaattggtgggaccacaaaactaaaaaagttgtagaaaatgaagatgtaaaaatattataggactttcgactacaaacagacaaacatctgccacgcaatacaccagatataactgtagtcaagaagaaagaaacataagtcaaaataattgacatagcaataccaggtgacagcagaatagaagaaaaagaaacagaaaaaataacaaaatacaaagatctacaaatcgaaactgaaaggctgtgtcagaagaagaccaaaataatcccagtggtaattggcgccctaggtacaattcccaaacatcttgaagagcacctcaacaccataggggccacagaaatcaccatcagccaattacaaaaagcagctttactgggaacagcctatattctgcgacgatatctataacaacaatattgacaataaaattctggcatcccaggtcattgggaaggactcgatgtctggataaaacaaaccagtcaataacacctgtctgactgtgataataataataataataataataataataataataattggtcttaagaagggccttaaaagcagccagggagggtgcTGGATTAAccaggcggtggcgggggggaaagtgttccaaagaagaggggtggccacaaaaaaggccctcctacgggcccaggcaccacgcactacacaaGGACCCGTGGTGTCATTCCTCAGACACAAGAAAAAGATCAAAATTCTAGCAATGACTACATTATAGATCTCTAAACATGGAATATAATTGTAAGTGTCTGCCTCCGCCTCTGTAGAGGGCTCCTGGTGGCCTCAGAATTACAGCCACTGGGGGAGCAGTATTCCACCAGACAAGCAATCTGTTTCCTTCACAGACTGCCCCAGggaactgctgcctccagctctccaagggagTCACAGAGCTCCTTCTCACTGAGCTCTCCTTCTGGACTGgccccctcatcactggccagtcctaGTTTATATAGCCCTTGGCAAGTGGGGCAAGTCTCGCGAGATCTCGCCGCTTTGTGAGACTTTGGCTCGAGGTCTCACAAGAGTCGCCCCTGACCCTGTGACAACTCTCTGTCTTCAAGTGACAGTGCACTGctatcctggggggggggggcaggcagacaCTCCCCAGCCCATCAAGGCCTGCATGGTTGGGAGGGATCAATACCAGCCACACTGGGAGGGTAGGCTCCCAAGTGTTTGCCTAATCCCTCATGGTGGCCGGCAACCCCTCGGGGGATCCCCAACAATAGTATTTTACCCACTAATATATTTAATAGTTTAATGTATTTAATAAATACATTCTTCTCTTTATTCTGAATTGCAGCAGGAATTTCTAGACAACAGTCATTTGGTTACAGCAATCACCAGTCAGATGTACTCTCTTTGGTAAGTGAGACATAATATAAAGCTCTTATATACAGTACcatatgtatgtgtgtttcatgcaaaaaaaaaaatttcacatTCTTACAGCCtgtggtatagtggttggagtgctggactaggaccggggagacctgagttcaaatccccattcagccataaaactagctgagtgactctgggccagtcacttctctctcagcctaacccacttcacagggttgttgtgaaagagaaactcaagtatgtagtacaccgctctgggctccttggaggaagagcgggatataaatgtaaaaaaataataataataataatcagaagtaagtctcactgatttcaatggaatttactccCAATTAAGTgagcacagaattgcagcctcagtctTATAAAAGATGCACTTATCTAGGTTGCATCTTCTTTCCAATACAAATAAGAAAAGAATGGCACATCAAGAGATATAACCGTCACTTTCAACActggaaaaaaaatctttttaaaatgtctgagaACTATACAAGCACTACCACTTGTTAAATACCTTTTACAGCATGTCTACAAGTCCAATAACATTATATGGCTAGCATCATTAAATCAGATGCGGTGATCAAGAATTAGGGTGAATGCATCAAATGTCCTCCCCCTACCTGACCTCATACCCCTTAATTGCACAACTTTATGAACAAAAAGCCCCAGTCTGAACTACAAAGTCTTTGCTGCCTGACAAGCTTATACAATGTTAACATTCCCTCTTCCATACAATTACAGTATTAGAACTACAATGGCCCTATGTTTTTCCTAATTGCATGTGGTAATTTTATACAAGATATTGTTACTAATATTTTCCATTCCCCTGTGATTTAGCAGCCTCAAGCATCTCCTGtattgcatcaccatgcaaaatggactgcagccacagagccagcaatAAAAGACAGTGTTCTTGCAGAAGAGTAAGTTAATTTCCATTACACACTCATCTAATCCCAGTACAGCTGCTCCTTAGATTATAGGACTCACTCTACACAAAGTTACTAGATTGTAGGTCACTGGTATAAGGGGAGTTTTTTCAAGGAGTCAAATGCTAACTGTAAAAGTTTATCCAAAGTATTTTCCTGAAATCTCCAACTATATCTGCACGACAAACTTATATCTGTTTCTGACCAATTTAACTGTCATTACTTCTGCTAAAGATTGCTGGGAACGGTAGTTCAGTGAGGAAGTTGAGAATTTTATTAGAGATCCCTAGTTCCCCTATCCCACTGAAGTGTGGTTCTCTAGGGAGAGGGAATGAGTGTTAAACCAAGTTAAACCTGTAGTATAGATGTACTCTCAGTTTCCTGATTATGCTCCAGTAACTTGAGCCATTTAATTGTTTGACCTCTTAAAAGAGCTGGGGATATATGGCAAAGAATCTCCATCCTACCACCTAGTTTTCTAGTCTAGGAAACTGCTGCTACTGCCTGACTTGGCATTCCttgaagaagagaggaaggaaactCTATTGTATCACTGATCTCTGTTGTTTGAACAAGCTCTATTCAGCCCTTGGACTCCAGAAGAATATGGTCATCCCAAGAGGATAGAAAAACCCACAATTTGCCATCAGCCCTTCCCACCTTACTCTAGCCAGTGTCAAGAATCTGTTAGGTTTGGAAGTTCAGGGATTGCTGCATCAAAGTGATATTGATTTCACATTAATTGTGTTTAGAACTGTGACAATTgcactttcattaaaaacaacaattttcTTTCCATATTCTATAATAATTACGAGGGAACTCAAGACTAAATGTTGAACCTGTTGCACTTTCAACCATAGGCATGGAAGGCTCCCACGGAAAAATACTGAGGATGACTTAAGCCTAGCACAAGGAACCAAAGCCTCTTTACCATTGACAGGAAGCACGTTGAATGGCACACCCAGTCTCTTGAGAAAAATATGGATGAAGCATAAAAAGAAGTCTGAATACCTGGGGGCTACAAACAGTGCCTTTGAGGCAGACTGACACGTCGCAGCCTTACCTTTGGAGGACAGAAGTTCCTTGGACGAAGGACAGAATACTAATCACCTGCATCTAAATGGTCACAGATGCAGTACTGCTCACATGTATCCAAGGAAATAGTCTGCTGAATCTATAGAGAAGAAAATGACTGAAAACAATGCATACAACCACAATCCatatattttgcacatttctgatCTCAGTGAACTTGTTAGCCGATACTATAATAATCAAATGTGTTCCATATTCTGTCCCAGTCAATTTAGATTCATTAGGAGAAGGTCCTAGAGAAGTTACTGTATTCCTAACAAGCCTCACATCAACTACAGTGTGCCATTCAAATATAGTCCTGCAATATATTGTTCAAAACTATTCTTCAGTATGATTTCTCTAAACTAAACGAATGATTTTCAGTTTTCTATTTTCAATGAACCCTTTCCACATGTCAGCTTGTTTGCCAAGGAACACCTGCAGAGAATTCTGATCTAGGGTGAACATTTAGTAAACATGAGGCACTAACTAAGCATATGCAGCCTCAGTTCTGCCTCTATGTGaatgcagggctgttcttagggcatagcaagcagggtgactgcccccgggccccactcttttaacccccattagaattaactggaagggggcccctgcactggctgatttgccctgggccccacacctgccagggctctctaaggacagccctgtgtgcATGCACCCTAAAACATGCCCAACATTCCCCTGTAGTTGTTCATGTAGTTGTTCACTGCTGGAAGATCAGCAGTGGTGGTCAAATTGTCCTTCAGCAAAGCTTGTCATCTTCTCATTAAGAAACCTCTAATAAGCTTCCAAGAAGTTCTATGATTCTccagaacacagtttgaaaactactGCTCTCAACCATGCCCAGTAACTCAGTAccagagcatcggctttgcatgcagaacatcccaggttcaatctctggcatctcttgGAGCATTTCTAGACAGCAATGTTTACTGCGAATACGAATTTGCCAaacaaaaaactgacacaaaaagtggattttttttttaccccagacataaattgggctctgctccaatgcgcaatgaaaaaaacttgaatcgtgtgtgaagtgctccccagtatCTCGCATGGACTTTGGTGCGAATGTGGCTgatatgcaaacacacacattccATTCCGAGGTAAAAGCCCTGACTAGAAACGCTCCAAGTAGCGCTGGAAGAGGCTACTGCCTAAAACCTTGTAGAGTTACTGCCAGTCAATATGGAGCTAGAAAtattcctatgctcctatatttTTTCTTAAGCACAAAACTTAAATATATCTTAGATAAAACACATTCTGTGCAGTCGTGTATAAACATGTATAAACCTCTCTACCACCAGAAACTAAATTCACTGAAAAATAATTAATTGATGACTAGTTAGCAGGAAAGCCTTGTGTGTTCAGAGGTCTCTACTTTAGTGTTtggttatattatatataatagcATTAAACACTATTGAAAGGGGGCATTGCACGTATTCTACCTAACAACTGCTGTATTTTAAGACACTTATGTTTTCttctaatttatttaatttataattCAGATATATCTGAATACAGGTTTACAAAAAAAAGGTGGTAATTTATTTCTTAACATTGTTGAAACTCTCTCTTACATGTAGAAAGTACTTGTTTTATTATTGCAAATAAAGTATGTCCTCTTCCTGCACCAAGTTCCATGGGGCTGTTTTCCCTCAGAAAAAAAACGAGGTGAAGTAGCAAGCTGGCCTATATGAATTTACTGGGAACAATAAAGATAGAGGAAAAGGTGGTCATCTAacattgggaagagagctggtcttgtggtagttagcatgaattgtcccctttgctaagcaaggtctgccctggtttgcatttgaatgagagactacatggatgtgagcactgtaagatataagggaatggggctgctttaGGAacagcatctgcgtgcttgcatgtagaaagttccaagttccctccctgggaacTCCAGAGAGGattaggagagattcctgcctataacttggagaagccactgtcagtctgagtaggcaatactgaactagatgggccaatggtctgactcactataaggcagctccctatgttcttaacattattatttatgtaatttGGATCAATTTGGAACTGGATGCTTTTACACAATTCCATGCTGCATATGAAGCAATAACTCTTCCTCaggaggaaaaaaacaaaacttaaaaaaaccaaaaaccaaaaaagaTGCTGGATTACAGCCACACTATTTAATTGTGCGTAAGGGCTGGTTTCCCCATTATAAGAGGCCAAGTGGCTGACTAAGCCAGAAAGAAAGCAAAGAGGACTGAACGTGCAGCCAATATCTTTCTGTTCTGTGTTTCCCAGTCACTCACGATTGCATCTTCAGCTTTCTCTCCACACTGGGTTGCCACGTTCatcagagagaattcctggacacaacggTCAATTggcacaaattttaaaatattttttgacTGGTATTGGAAAGAGTGCTCAACACTGGAGCTTGATGATTGTTTCACACATGATTTCCCCCTATAGCACAGGATGGGGGAGCATTACCAAGCCATAGAGAAAGAGCCAATCTA contains:
- the VXN gene encoding vexin isoform X1; its protein translation is MHQIYSCRDENLEVFTVISSKSCSPVRRKAKSTQCILTKKMVSVSDYHPQGTEELLSHQGNLIFCKDEDGQGFSHLQNRQAAFFSNPAKCPATHTGISRQQSFGYSNHQSDVLSLQPQASPVLHHHAKWTAATEPAIKDSVLAEEHGRLPRKNTEDDLSLAQGTKASLPLTGSTLNGTPSLLRKIWMKHKKKSEYLGATNSAFEAD
- the VXN gene encoding vexin isoform X3, whose protein sequence is MVSVSDYHPQGTEELLSHQGNLIFCKDEDGQGFSHLQNRQAAFFSNPAKCPATHTGISRQQSFGYSNHQSDVLSLQPQASPVLHHHAKWTAATEPAIKDSVLAEEHGRLPRKNTEDDLSLAQGTKASLPLTGSTLNGTPSLLRKIWMKHKKKSEYLGATNSAFEAD
- the VXN gene encoding vexin isoform X2; protein product: MHQIYSCRDENLEVFTVISSKSCSPVRRKAKSTQCILTKKGTEELLSHQGNLIFCKDEDGQGFSHLQNRQAAFFSNPAKCPATHTGISRQQSFGYSNHQSDVLSLQPQASPVLHHHAKWTAATEPAIKDSVLAEEHGRLPRKNTEDDLSLAQGTKASLPLTGSTLNGTPSLLRKIWMKHKKKSEYLGATNSAFEAD